CGTTAGCCCTCCCTAAGATGAAcatgatataaaaaaagacaatgaaacATAAATGGTTAATACAAGCTGATAACAGAAATACGAAGCAATAGAGATCAGTGATAAGATTAAGATAAAtatgctttttgtctttcagataTGAGTACCCTTCTATGGACCAACTCTCTGAGACCCTCCCACTGgtgttaaagcactttgggtaaGTTGAGCTGCAGTTTTCACACCAACTGTTCACGCTCACATTTAAGAGTGTTTCTAACCTGTTGTTCTAACAGTTTCCATATATGTTTGAGCACAGGCTGAAGAGTGTTGTTGGAATGGGCATTGGAGCAGGGGCCTACATTCTGACCAGATTTGCTGTAAgtttccccctccccctctcaaTCAGGCTTAATAATTATAAGTTTTAATCATTTAAGGATTAACAGAGCTAGCTaatgtgtttcttctttttgctgtttttggcAATATAATGTTGCTTATTACTTGAGCCTGCTGAGCCATAAAAGCTTCCAGATTGGAATGTTCCAGATCAGCTCAGTAGGACGTCTCACTCTTTTGACAAGGCGGACAGAGATAGAACTTTTAACTCTTTGATGCTGCCTTCTCTGTAACTTAATCAAGTGTGCATCATTGcactatatgtatataaatatttcatttcaaatgtataTGAGCAGGAAAGCCTCTTTGTAACACAGAATATATTACGCAttagaattaaacaaaaattgaaTTATAAATTCACTTGGGGATAAAGGTTTTTGCACATATTTACCTCAATACAGCATTGTATGTTGCAgtaataaatcacttttttcgttgtttttttttctgtttgtctttagCTGGACTACCCGAACATGGTGGAGGGGCTGTTGCTCATCAATATCAACCCATGTGCTGAGGGATGGATGGACTGGGCTGCACACAAGGTAATCATACATGCataatgaacatttaaaattagTGTCTGATACCCCACCAGAGGCTAACTGGTAATTGAGAATTTTGGACTGGCACAGCTAACAAACGCAGCATTAAAAGCTAAATGCGGTTTTTGTGTCTAATTTCAGATCAGCGGCTGGACCAATGCCATGCCTGACATGATCATCACCCACCTCTTTGGAAAGGTACTGATTCAAATTCTCTTTGAGTTGTTAACTAAAACTTTCTAGGCCTTTTTTTGGTCTCAGTGAgtcaaataaatgttgtttGGTCACCCCCAGGAGGAGATCAACACCAACCAGGACCTAATTGGAACATACCGTCACCACATCATGAATGACATGAACCCGTTTAACCTGCATCTATTTGTCAAGTCCTAcgaaaggtaaagaaaaaacatcaaagtcaGATGGCtagaaatacaaaaagtttttatttttttatttataataatgtcTCTCTCTACAGTCGGAGGGATCTGGAAATTGAGAGGCCGATCCCCGGAAGCAACGTCAGGACCCTCAAGTAGGTTGTCATTAAGCAACAATCAGCAACATGACCCtctgcacattttattttaaatcacaatattatattaaatatgtaattgTATGTGTCTCCCTTATACAGGTGCCATTGTCTGCTTGTGGTTGGCGACAGCTCTCCTGCTGTGGAGGCTGTGGTGAGTTAAAACGCAATCTCAGTTGTTCacacagccatttaaaaaaaaggctctaATGCTAATCCAGCTGACTTGTGCTGGATGTGTTTTCCATTCACTCCACTCACCTGTTTAAGCCTAACCGATGTGCATGATTAAATACTTAAGGACAACAGTTTAACATGACTTAGGCAACAACAAAGTTGGGAACAGCTATCAAGTGACAGAGTAGTTTCAATCTGTTAAAGTTGAGAGGATTGTGACTGTTACTGCTTTTAGCTCAGAGAGGCGCCCCAAATCCCCTAAACACCACTACTGAATTGTTCATCTTTTATGAGCCATATCCAGTAATTATAAGTGATACATTAAAGCCTTTTTTCAATTTGTAGTTcaacaaaatgtaacttttattgtACCTTATTTTAGCCATTGCAATTTACATATTCAACATGCAATATGTGACCACTAATAATATGAGATACTTTACTGAATAGATGTGTTAATTGTACCCACAGGTTGAGTGCAACACCAAGCTGGATCCAACCAAGGCGACCCTGCTTAAGGTACAAGggcctcctccacctcctgtcCCTTGTCCTCATTCAGATTATAATAGCCTTGTTGGAAACACATAGGCTGATAAGATTCCAGTGGCTCAGCATTTATCTGGTGACATATTAACCATGGGTAAAGCTGAATGAGGCAATGTGCGTATGCGTATCGCCTCTGAGAACGCAATCTGCTGCAACTGACCTACTTGTATTGGCCCATGGCAACCTTTTATGATCCACGACTAAAACCAAATGGCTGTTTAAGCTAAAATGGGTGCCATTTATTGGGGTTAACTGTTTAGGGTCTAGAGGAACAATGATTGGAGGTAGCAGGGACAAGGTGTCATGCATTTTCAAATGGGACATGTTGAGTGTAATGGTGTGTGTCTTCTGCTGTGTGAATGTTCAAGCACCAacatgctaaatgctaatgGCCTCTTTCGTGttttcccctcccctctccaGATGGCTGACTGCGGAGGCATGCCCCAGGTGGAccaggtgtgtatgtttgtgtgacagaaacagaaaagctttgctaaaacactgtaaatgttGTAGAGCAAGGCTGGATAATCAGAACACAGGGTAAGGTGGATGGATGGCATAAGAAGGTTGCACGTAAGAGCATTAGGAAGTGGCAGACATGAACCACAGTTGTCAGGTTGTAATCCTCCACCCTGCGTAGCACCTGCTCATGACAGCTGTCATATCTTAGACCCTGAGCCATAAGCTGCTGGATGAGAGAGTGAGTCTGTCAATGTTATGTAAACaagtatgatgatgatgatgatgatgataaaaggACTAATTATCTccctatttttttctctctgcagcctGCCAAACTGACAGAAGCTTTCAAGTACTTCATTCAGGGCATGGGATACAGTAAGTATTCAAGgcatgcaatattttttttccttggtGACATGCGCTTCCCAGGAAtgttgcaattttcttttcttttttttctttttgaagtaCTCATATTATGCTCTCTggcttttcccccttttctatactgtgttatatatcttttcgtccacgttataggtttacaacgTGTAAAAgaccaaagtccaccccaaagggacttaccatctccaacagccAAAccgctctattgtagtccaacttttacttccgtgacgaacgtgcgtcactttAGAAGACGTTCCAATGCCCGCTTAGCTTCTAGTGTGGCATGCCCTTACACTCTGCTTCTGAGTGGGTAGTAATctttacctagctactgtgcatgtgcaactcccaaaaAAGATAGAAGTGTGATACCACACTCTGTAGTTAAAACGGAGAGCTCAagacacagggtgaaaagacaaaaacacatttttttaaatttttttttattaaacccaataaacctattctgatatataACCTCTGCACAAAATTATAAACCGGAAAATTATGATGATGTGAGCACTTTAAacattgaacttttttttgtgccatGAGTGTTTGCCGAGTTCAGCCACATTCTCCTCTTAACCCCTTTGTTGGTGTTGGTTAATAAATGACCCATGTACTCACAGTGTAACAAGAACTCCAAAGCCAAAGGTCAACTCCAGATGTTTATTATACTACAAAGTGTGCAGTGTTTAAGAACTAGTCAAATTTTAAAAGCTGTACCACTGAAGAATTGTTTTTGCAAAACTGTACAAATTTACTTAAATGATCATACTTATATgatcatataaaaaaaatcaggcAAAAACCGTGCCTTCACTAactccttctcttctcctcccctcccctcagTGCCCTCTGCTGGCATGACTCGCCTGGTCCGCTCCCGGACTGCCTCCAGCTCAAGCGTCACCTCCTTTGATGGCAACCGCTCCCGCTCTCACACCAGCGAGGGAAACCGCTCCCGCTCTCACACAAACGAGGGCAGCCGCGGACGCTCCCACACGGAGGGCACGGCCAACAGCAACGTAGACCAAGCCGTGCCAAAGTCCACTCAAGTGTCCTGCTAAGTGAACCTTCACTCTCCAGGCACC
The genomic region above belongs to Etheostoma cragini isolate CJK2018 chromosome 14, CSU_Ecrag_1.0, whole genome shotgun sequence and contains:
- the ndrg1a gene encoding protein NDRG1a isoform X2, whose translation is MVLVDSDVEMIVAEIEVSEHDVETPHGRIRCTMKGVPKGDRPVILTFHDIGLNHKTCWDTLFNHEDMSEIMQHFAVCHVDALGQHEGANTFSTGYEYPSMDQLSETLPLVLKHFGLKSVVGMGIGAGAYILTRFALDYPNMVEGLLLININPCAEGWMDWAAHKISGWTNAMPDMIITHLFGKEEINTNQDLIGTYRHHIMNDMNPFNLHLFVKSYESRRDLEIERPIPGSNVRTLKCHCLLVVGDSSPAVEAVVECNTKLDPTKATLLKMADCGGMPQVDQPAKLTEAFKYFIQGMGYMPSAGMTRLVRSRTASSSSVTSFDGNRSRSHTSEGNRSRSHTNEGSRGRSHTEGTANSNVDQAVPKSTQVSC
- the ndrg1a gene encoding protein NDRG1a isoform X1, which translates into the protein MDEIQVVESKPLLVDRELPGLREAVQQLVVKEHDVETPHGRIRCTMKGVPKGDRPVILTFHDIGLNHKTCWDTLFNHEDMSEIMQHFAVCHVDALGQHEGANTFSTGYEYPSMDQLSETLPLVLKHFGLKSVVGMGIGAGAYILTRFALDYPNMVEGLLLININPCAEGWMDWAAHKISGWTNAMPDMIITHLFGKEEINTNQDLIGTYRHHIMNDMNPFNLHLFVKSYESRRDLEIERPIPGSNVRTLKCHCLLVVGDSSPAVEAVVECNTKLDPTKATLLKMADCGGMPQVDQPAKLTEAFKYFIQGMGYMPSAGMTRLVRSRTASSSSVTSFDGNRSRSHTSEGNRSRSHTNEGSRGRSHTEGTANSNVDQAVPKSTQVSC
- the ndrg1a gene encoding protein NDRG1a isoform X3, which gives rise to MVLVDSDVEMIVAEIEEHDVETPHGRIRCTMKGVPKGDRPVILTFHDIGLNHKTCWDTLFNHEDMSEIMQHFAVCHVDALGQHEGANTFSTGYEYPSMDQLSETLPLVLKHFGLKSVVGMGIGAGAYILTRFALDYPNMVEGLLLININPCAEGWMDWAAHKISGWTNAMPDMIITHLFGKEEINTNQDLIGTYRHHIMNDMNPFNLHLFVKSYESRRDLEIERPIPGSNVRTLKCHCLLVVGDSSPAVEAVVECNTKLDPTKATLLKMADCGGMPQVDQPAKLTEAFKYFIQGMGYMPSAGMTRLVRSRTASSSSVTSFDGNRSRSHTSEGNRSRSHTNEGSRGRSHTEGTANSNVDQAVPKSTQVSC